The genomic segment ACAAGGAAAAGCGTGGGCATGTCGAATTGGAAGAGTAATAGAAGACGACTGTAACTAATTACAAAGTAACGAAAGACGTCCAGTAAAACCGATAGTCGGTGCCATTTTATGACACCGTGAAATTAACTTCCTTGCACTTCAAAAAAGTTGTGGTTAATGTTTAAGAGGATAATTACGAGACGATAGAATGAAGTGCTTATGtaagtatgtatatgtacatatgtttaCTTCGTTGACGCTTCGTTGATTGATGATCCTCAATTTGTATGGTAAATATGCAAGCATGATCGTTGTAAGCTGTTGaacaatatataacattaaatttgTCTTCCACGTACATATCATCGAGGTAATGGATTGCGTCTCTGAattatattaaatgataaagaaagataaagagtatataaataaagtgttttttatttttctctcacAAAAAAGGAAGCAAGAAACTCTAATTCGTATTATAACTTTTGTCTTTCGAAGAGATAATTTTTCAACTCCCGACTACTAGCATTGTCCATGAACATACTACAAAGTGTTcgaaaattcgatatattttatacgaaGAAACGTTTACGCCACCATTCCGCTGGATTCTCTCAGTCGATTCTCTTAACGCGCTGTCCGCTGACTTAATTAGGCAATCCAGTGCCGCCGGTAAAATACGACGGTGGTTATTTACGTTCATTGAGCGCCGAAATAAGCGGCGCACGATGTCCAGCCGCGACTTGACAAAAAGCGTGCCGGTTATTCTGTTCTCTCGGTTGCACAATAAGAAAATCGATACGACGGCTTCGACTTGACCCCTCAACGGGTTCCTCGATAACGGTGCATCATCGTGGTACACGATTTGCCGATAGATCAGAATGGATGCAATACATTTTTCGGAACGCGTCCCATGCTCTTCATTACGAGTAATTTATGTACGATTTAGAGAACGAATCGCGGTTTCTACGTAGGAAGGATAATCGGCAGTCGAAGTGAGTTGCATGAACAAAGCTTTTCGCGTCGTAAACTCACCAGGCGAATTCTGGCCAAACGGCGATAGCGTGAAATCGCGTGTGAATCAACGTGCTGCCCTCGCCGTGCCGTCGCGAACCAATCATAAAAATCCGTCACCGTGAATTATTACCCTGATAGTTCTGATGTCAGCTACCCGAGTTTTCAATTGGTTGCTTGAATTCTTGAGTTTTAGAAATTTAGCAATTTTAAGATTACTGATCTAATATTTagtaatttgcaaatttttttattaaaaatttagagATTTGAAAGTTATCGGTTGGAAATTATGTGACTTGGGGATTTTTGATTGGCAATTTAGTGGTTTAAATCAGTTTAACGATTAACAGTTTAGATTAGAGCTCAAATTGATCAGCTATCGATTGAATTATGTATTCTTCTCTTGATTTGCATCAACTGCAATGtcgttttatatttctaatagcGGAACGGAATGCTCATATACCTTACATCATTAGAATAGATCACAGATTTTGCCGCATTAGATCTAACAGTCTTTCTCTCATTTAGTTTTTTTccgaaatttgtttttatattctaatattttaacgatataacatTTTCATGCATATTCCATCAACCgaacaatttacagaaaatcatgttttattttatacgtaaCAGTtcgttgtataaatataaaacagcTATACATAAAATTGTTTACTTATGTTAAATCTTTAACAACAGAGTACTTACTTGTTTATCTATTCTGTTTGCTGTACTGCTACAGCAATTAGCAATTCAAATATTGCATTCAACTTGTTAATCCATAGCTTAAAACCTTCAACTAATTTTTAGTACGCGAGAAAGTATATTACTCGTCTTTGCTGTGAGCTTCTGAGTAACAACAAATTAAACATATAACAAAAATCATATCATACGATTGCGTTTAATAGGTtgcattttcttcttattaaatCGAATTTTATTGTCATACTCTTTCCCATTTGATAAAGACAACATTTTATCTTTGTTGCTCATTGCCGTAAACGTATCTGCAATATATTCACTTATGATATCAATTGCATTAGATAACTCAGCAAATAAGCAATAATTACCATTATTACATAATTCATTATAACATGCTTTATAATACAAACTACTGTGAATTCAATTATCTTAGTTTGGTTTATTAAAGTATTTagagtttaattaaaatgaCAAAATTATATACCTTCGGAAGATTTTCGTGTCATATAGTTACGCACTTTTCCAAACCATCCATCATTTAGTCTTTCTCGATATTTAGGAGTGGTAAATGTGTATAATAGCGGATTGACTGCACTGTTCACGGGTAGTATAAAAACTACCACCCATGCGTGAAAATCAGCTACAACAAAATATTCAACTAGAGGGATGAAGTAAATCTAACCTTTATATGcggaaaaatatcaaaaatatttacatcatatatatgtattaggtcatcccataagttcgtgccgacctttgtgtatacatttcatattttaaagaaaaacaagagaacttttatcgagacggaataatgaaaaataggaagaagttgtacaacgagaggggcattacattttttcatgaaactgaaaggtatgtaaacaatcttaacatatataaccgctcgaaaaacgacacgaacttatgggatgacctaatatataaattatatataactatgcaattttacaatatttaaatattaaacaggCCGATAGTTTCTTACACATTCTTATATTTAAAACTTCAATTTATCTTAAATGCCCATTTTTAATATGCAACATAGGAAAAATGAATTTGTTACTGCTGATTATGAAtcaaattatcgttaataaattattatgtattacTAGATGTGTATAGTCAATTAAGCCTAAGAATTTATGGGCTAATTTGTATTAGAAAATTTCACATTAGTTTTACGGACTAGACAACAATTCGTTAATTAGAACTGTCATAAGTATTAAAACAGCAGACAACAGGAAGGAATTAGTAATACTAATGCAGATAATTTACCTGAAATAGGATACTTCATCATAGCTCTAATCTTCAAAACGATAATTGGTGCCCAGCAGGCtgcatccgttataacgataagAAAAAATCGTAAGGCGAATTCGGAATCGCCAACAGACAAAGAACAGGCGTGTCTCGTTTTCCAAATGCTCAGAAACATACCCGTGTAAGCGTAACCAATCGTAAGCAGCCTGTAATGTGAACAGACTTAAACCGACATAACCTTTACAATTGCTTCTTGTTATgcataagaaaaaaaatttattgtactGGTGAACTACTTTTAAGATCGTTGTTTCTTTAATGTTGATCGTGTCTGCTTACCCCATAAGGTTTAATCCCAAGAAGACGAAGGCCGAATATTCCCATCCAATTAAGTACGGATCGTCAATGTGCAAGGGGAAACACATTCCATTTACGCCGTAAAATCTCGTGCTGCTTCGCCAGAGAATCACTTTCGAATGAGTTACAATTAGTTTCAGAATGCTGTCCTTTCTTCGGTTATCTCTGCGTAGTGGCTACAGCGGGGAACTTTATACATGCAATAATTGTTTGCAACAGAATAAACATTTGATTATACTTGGTGCACATGGtatgttaaaaagaaattttttttttaattccagGACAGACAAAAATTTGAGGAATCCACTTTGACCGTGTGATATTCGCTTCTTTACTTTGGTAACCTAACATAACGTGAGTGtaaattaattatgtaattataaatattctaacCTATACAAGAATTAAAACATACGACTTGAAAAtttctgtaattttaataaaataaagttttttcatctcgtaaaaatttaagaaaGTCTCAGTATATGTGTATTTATTACGTGAAATACAATTATTCAGAAACTTCTACTattgtccctttctcttttaATGCAAAATACaaatagtttaataaatttcCCAAAAGAGTCTAATAAACCATCTAATAATCAACAATTATATACGTACTTTCAAATCCGCTACTAGCTTTTGAATAATCAGAATAATCGACGCAACGCAACGTTTAATTGATTCACAAATTGACGAAATAAGAGCATGCTATCTGGTTCGTATCATAACCGATGGGTTAACAAGCGATCGGACATCTTGACAGGTTATTAGATATTATTACCAATGATGCCGAGGTTCATGCACAAATAAGAAACATGGAGACGAACCTGGCACGAGAGCAAGGGTAATTCCTGTGATCCAAATGATGATCATCGATGCAATTGCCGTATGCGGTGTCATGGTACGGTGACCTTTCAGTGGGGCTGCTATTAGCATATATCGTTCCAGAGACATGAACGACAGGATCAATACTGAAACCTTGACGGatcgattttatttcaatatattaacGACCAGCCATTCCTCTTCTTCAAATACGTTTCGTATGACTCGCACAAAAGTTTCATggatattataacgaataaaaatccGTATAATCCGGTATAAAAGTTAAATAATGTACATGAGGCTTTTAAAATATTAGAGAAGCGAAAAATACTTTAATACGAAagatattgttataaatattaaactgaatattaattaaattttatatgagAAATTTCGTGACATTTAAAAGTAGATACCATTGAGTACTTcgatttcaaaaataaatacatttatggtaaaaattttatttaaagatttgaaataaaatataattgataagTATACCTCCAAAGATGTCATTGCCAATAGTCCTACAAAGGTACAATACCACGAAGACATCCATGAACTGGCAACTTGATTATAATTATCGCGGAATGTTATGTCTGCTATAGCGATTATAAATAGATATAGCCCCATCAACATGTCGGAAACTGTAAAAAGATTATAAAACTTCTATAACTATCACGCTTGTGTGATTCAGTGATTTATGATGGACAATATTGAAACTAAATGACATTGATGTGTCATTTTTATAGCATATTCAATAAACGAGACCGGCATTTTATATCcctctaaataaatatttgatgtattttatatacctGTCCATATATCAAATAACAGGAATCTTGTCTAATTTCTCTCGAACGTGCAtaagaaaaattttttaaatattgaacatttttttatttgatattgataatatttattattcataaaattaaataacgcgtaagtatatacatatgaatttaatacctatattaaataatttttaagatataacgtacCTGCTAGATTTCGGATAATAATGGTTAATACGCGATTCTCATCCTTGGCTGTGAATCTCCCCCAAAGAACAAGCACGTTACCCGTACAAGTAACACACGAAATTACCCATATTGCTGCTCGTAATAAAGTTTTATCGAGCAAATGGGATAACGACGATACTCCTGCATAGAAGATTCAATCAATCTCGAATTAATCGTCCGATTATATTGATATTTCTTTTACTAATATTGCGAGTTTTTAAGGAAGTAATAATGTTCATAAATATATGAGAATGTTTGCTGGcattttgtaaatatgtattaCTACATATTTTATAGGCGTTATTAAAGTCATCAGTGATATTATAATAGCTATAACCTTTTAAGCCATTTAATGAACTAATAACAGACCCATAATTCATTGATGACCATTTAGGTATTTTATGGGGATTGAACGGAATCAAAACCATTTAAATTAATGATCAtggtaaattataattatttaatgaagAACCAAAAGAACGGGTATTCCCTAACATAATATCTAAAGTAATTGTAGCTGAATATCGTaactgaatatataaaaattatttaaaaacaatctatcatttttttatgtttttcaaaTTCTTACCGTCACTAGCGGGTCGACATCGTTTTGCTTTCGGCGCGTAAGTCGCACAATAATGAAATTTCTTGAAGTAgctaaaaaataatatgaatcaTCATAAGAAATCAACGATGTAGTTCATTGCATTCACAAAATAACAATGTCCGATGATAGATACATTGACAGGAGTTCCATTTACAAAGGAAAGTAGTTTGTCTGACACAATACGGATAAATCTACTTACACGAAGTCCAATTGCTTGAACAGTGCGAACGCGTTTTTTGGTAGTGCATCCAAATTTATACCTTCCAGATCTCTAAAATTTTCACGAAATTAGCTATTTACTTTGATAGAAATCttacaatataaaaattaatacaataaattatagaaatgttATAAACTTATTAAAAGAATCTTAATGCTAAAACTTACAGAGAATCCAGTCTTGTCAATGGACTCAACACGGCCATCGGTAAATTATAAAAGCGATTGTAACCTAATTGTCTGCAATAAATATTAATCcaataattttcgaaaattattcCATTTCATTGCCTGATAATTCTGTCTTTACGCGTGCTTTAATTCTAGCATGAAACCACGATAATCACATTGGCTATTCGTATTGGCCTTATTTTCGTACGTGTCGgcataataaataaaagttttaaCATCAGCATACGTGACGTTCCTCTCGTTTGCTTTTCTAACGCCGTGCGTTCGACGGTAAATATCAGGTAAATATGTTGCAAGCACGCGCGTAGCTTAAGACGTGTAGCGTTACAATTTATGTGGATACCGGTGCCTCGTATACTTACAACCTCGTCAGATTTTTTAACGGTTGGAATACATTCAGCGGGATGGTCGTTATTTCGTTGAACGCCAAATTACTGAAAGGGAAAAGATCCGTTTTGCACGATGCACAGTGATGTACGAGGGACATAACTTCGTTACATTGCCATAAGAAGCATTCGCAAATTGAGGTAACGCGAGGAACTTACAGTTCGACTAGCTGCTCCAAATTTCGGAACGTGTCCTCTTCGATCgtctttattttgttcttttgcATACTCCTGGCCAATGGTTGATGTTGCTTGTTAGTTTAAAGTCAGTAAAAAGTATTACTTAATTACTTAATACAATTTATTAGTAACacttttttatgtaaaattataaagtttAATAGGAAATATTTTGCTACGATAGATAccattactttaatttttaattaaaaaaaaaatattgagattaattattaatattaacgaaACAATTGAAATAGAACGAATAACGAGAATTACGCCATTAGTGTATTTGCGACTGCgattagaataaataaattactaataatagttgtaaatataaaacgtatatAGGAGTTAAAggattaattttctatatttgttatttacgtacgtacgtacagtAATTTTAATGATGGACATCCAGCGAACAAAGTATCGGGTATTgattcgaaattattttcatccaACAATCTGAAATTGTATAGAACGAAATCAgtttcgatatttcaatttcagCGAAACGATGAGGTGTAAACTTACAT from the Bombus terrestris chromosome 1, iyBomTerr1.2, whole genome shotgun sequence genome contains:
- the LOC100644748 gene encoding relaxin receptor 1 isoform X2; the encoded protein is MRYKRIGAIGAFLIATLCLLSGLMYYFNQDTCPVGTFLCYNTTICLPQRNWCDLQSQCPHGDDEQNCYDYHGVLDWFGSDRDSEPVSEFVCDATDIPVGCKYVKCRATCHDYSEIPRNLSSQTTSITLYDSSIKRVPMGTFAQYSEIRILYLDGSDIHELEKGAFLNLTKLFWLALDNNQISEFLPGHFAGLTNLESLRANKNRITVADFSDLEGSNALHFINLNENQLTSEGLKLPELPVLSEILLDENNFESIPDTLFAGCPSLKLLSMQKNKIKTIEEDTFRNLEQLVELNLAFNEITTIPLNVFQPLKNLTRLQLGYNRFYNLPMAVLSPLTRLDSLDLEGINLDALPKNAFALFKQLDFVYFKKFHYCATYAPKAKRCRPASDGVSSLSHLLDKTLLRAAIWVISCVTCTGNVLVLWGRFTAKDENRVLTIIIRNLAVSDMLMGLYLFIIAIADITFRDNYNQVASSWMSSWYCTFVGLLAMTSLEVSVLILSFMSLERYMLIAAPLKGHRTMTPHTAIASMIIIWITGITLALVPVILWRSSTRFYGVNGMCFPLHIDDPYLIGWEYSAFVFLGLNLMGLFTLQAAYDWLRLHGYVSEHLENETRLFFVCWRFRIRLTIFSYRYNGCSLLGTNYRFED
- the LOC100644748 gene encoding relaxin receptor 1 isoform X3 — translated: MGTFAQYSEIRILYLDGSDIHELEKGAFLNLTKLFWLALDNNQISEFLPGHFAGLTNLESLRANKNRITVADFSDLEGSNALHFINLNENQLTSEGLKLPELPVLSEILLDENNFESIPDTLFAGCPSLKLLSMQKNKIKTIEEDTFRNLEQLVELNLAFNEITTIPLNVFQPLKNLTRLQLGYNRFYNLPMAVLSPLTRLDSLDLEGINLDALPKNAFALFKQLDFVYFKKFHYCATYAPKAKRCRPASDGVSSLSHLLDKTLLRAAIWVISCVTCTGNVLVLWGRFTAKDENRVLTIIIRNLAVSDMLMGLYLFIIAIADITFRDNYNQVASSWMSSWYCTFVGLLAMTSLEVSVLILSFMSLERYMLIAAPLKGHRTMTPHTAIASMIIIWITGITLALVPVILWRSSTRFYGVNGMCFPLHIDDPYLIGWEYSAFVFLGLNLMGLLTIGYAYTGMFLSIWKTRHACSLSVGDSEFALRFFLIVITDAACWAPIIVLKIRAMMKYPISADFHAWVVVFILPVNSAVNPLLYTFTTPKYRERLNDGWFGKVRNYMTRKSSEDTFTAMSNKDKMLSLSNGKEYDNKIRFNKKKMQPIKRNRMI
- the LOC100644748 gene encoding relaxin receptor 1 isoform X1, producing MRYKRIGAIGAFLIATLCLLSGLMYYFNQDTCPVGTFLCYNTTICLPQRNWCDLQSQCPHGDDEQNCYDYHGVLDWFGSDRDSEPVSEFVCDATDIPVGCKYVKCRATCHDYSEIPRNLSSQTTSITLYDSSIKRVPMGTFAQYSEIRILYLDGSDIHELEKGAFLNLTKLFWLALDNNQISEFLPGHFAGLTNLESLRANKNRITVADFSDLEGSNALHFINLNENQLTSEGLKLPELPVLSEILLDENNFESIPDTLFAGCPSLKLLSMQKNKIKTIEEDTFRNLEQLVELNLAFNEITTIPLNVFQPLKNLTRLQLGYNRFYNLPMAVLSPLTRLDSLDLEGINLDALPKNAFALFKQLDFVYFKKFHYCATYAPKAKRCRPASDGVSSLSHLLDKTLLRAAIWVISCVTCTGNVLVLWGRFTAKDENRVLTIIIRNLAVSDMLMGLYLFIIAIADITFRDNYNQVASSWMSSWYCTFVGLLAMTSLEVSVLILSFMSLERYMLIAAPLKGHRTMTPHTAIASMIIIWITGITLALVPVILWRSSTRFYGVNGMCFPLHIDDPYLIGWEYSAFVFLGLNLMGLLTIGYAYTGMFLSIWKTRHACSLSVGDSEFALRFFLIVITDAACWAPIIVLKIRAMMKYPISADFHAWVVVFILPVNSAVNPLLYTFTTPKYRERLNDGWFGKVRNYMTRKSSEDTFTAMSNKDKMLSLSNGKEYDNKIRFNKKKMQPIKRNRMI